A stretch of Oreochromis aureus strain Israel breed Guangdong linkage group 11, ZZ_aureus, whole genome shotgun sequence DNA encodes these proteins:
- the il21r.1 gene encoding interleukin 21 receptor, tandem duplicate 1, with the protein MAPQHVFFLLWSLTLFLHGASASFCNVTCWTDYEELVNCSCAASVPMNPLNISVICRGEDANVDGSCVIRPPQSWCQINKSFEDVASVGTVCDTTVSEEGSSFINDSSSWNLSEVVKLKPPLNVQVEKAAEFYNITWNHERAEVDRLRYRVRIRTSENLLKDPVFSKERVSEMHILINHNELQPYTDYTVDVQATFRPEYFLQGPWSEWSSTTNWKTQALNVKGTWWHVFLPVIFFFIFGLGLCYSQKTCWQRKLEVITYIPSPDEFFKPLYHNYEGNFKEWVKPVFSEYDYLRISPNVQMMSEKQHDILHWSDEKQRDNEDNETNQGGDIHHMLQPHSNMLLHFPDGDSSQGNSHSTGHISIHTVTLSGEDFDEEVTSQSSLRSYQDGESLGSFEEDNREHASYDLEEPHMSRMDRQSGVLPQHENRISNDLLVENLNFQPHDQFNEPERVSLDSFEQSEDGYPHVDLDTIDSGFGECGSPGASDSNTADQINSDLFHEHTNSNSNYVKQWMIM; encoded by the exons ATGGCTCCCCAACATGTGTTCTTTTTGCTGTGGAGCCTCACTCTTTTCCTTCATGGAG catCTGCATCATTTTGCAATGTCACCTGCTGGACAGACTACGAAGAGTTGGTGAACTGTTCGTGCGCAGCCTCTGTGCCGATGAATCCCCTTAACATCAGTGTCATTTGCAG gggTGAAGATGCAAACGTTGATGGCAGCTGTGTTATCCGACCGCCTCAGTCCTGGTGTCAAATTAATAAGAGCTTTGAGGATGTTGCATCAGTTGGAACAGTCTGCGACACGACAGTCAGTGAAGAAGGCAGCTCATTCATAAATGACTCATCCAGCTGGAACCTGAGTGAAGTGG TGAAACTTAAGCCTCCTTTAAACGTTCAAGTTGAAAAAGCAGCGGAATTCTACAACATAACCTGGAACCATGAGAGGGCTGAGGTGGACCGCCTCAGATACAGAGTCCGCATAAGAACGAGCGAAAACTTGTTGAag GATCCAGTTTTCTCCAAGGAAAGAGTGTCAGAAATGCACATTCTGATAAACCACAATGAACTACAACCATATACCGATTATACTGTGGATGTTCAAGCCACATTTCGTCCTGAATATTTCCTTCAGGGTCCATGGAGTGAATGGAGTTCCACTACAAACTGGAAAACACAGGCGTTAAATGTCAAAG GTACTTGGTGGCACGTCTTCCTGCCcgtcatttttttcttcatttttggcCTGGGTCTGTGTTATTCACAGAAAAC GTGTTGGCAGAGAAAACTTGAGGTGATTACGTACATCCCGAGTCCGGATGAGTTTTTCAAACCCCTGTATCACAACTACGAAGGGAACTTCAAG GAATGGGTGAAGCCTGTATTCAGTGAGTATGATTACCTGAGGATCAGTCCAAATGTTCAGATGATGAGTGAGAAACAGCACGACATCCTTCACTGGAGCGACGAGAAGCAGCGAGACAATGAGGACAATGAGACGAATCAAGGTGGCGACATCCACCACATGCTGCAACCTCACAGCAACATGCTGCTGCACTTTCCAGATGGTGACAGTTCACAAGGCAACAGCCACTCCACTGGACACATCTCCATCCATACTGTAACCTTATCTGGAGAAGATTTTGATGAGGAAGTTACATCACAGAGCTCCCTCAGAAGTTACCAAGATGGAGAAAGCTTGGGCTCCTTTGAGGAAGACAACAGAGAGCATGCCAGCTATGATTTAGAGGAGCCTCACATGTCCAGAATGGACAGACAAAGTGGGGTATTACCACAGCATGAAAACCGCATATCCAATGACCTTCTAGTGGAAAACCTAAACTTCCAGCCTCATGATCAGTTTAATGAACCAGAGAGGGTATCCCTTGACTCATTTGAGCAGTCAGAAGATGGCTACCCTCATGTGGACCTGGACACAATTGATAGTGGTTTTGGGGAGTGTGGCAGCCCTGGAGCATCAGACTCAAATACAGCAGATCAGATCAACTCTGATTTATTTCATGAGCACACGAACTCAAATTCAAATTATGTCAAGCAGTGGATGATAATGTAG